One genomic region from Kamptonema formosum PCC 6407 encodes:
- a CDS encoding transposase — MNIIESILQQMSGVSQAQKKFIMTLLSTIVLVYGKVNFTNLGRYSPATEKTYRRHFLKKFDWEQFSKYFIKKALNPERTIIAVIDCSFLRKSGKHTEGKGYFYNGIAGKAEQGLEISVISVVEIETHISYSLSVQQTLSRPTTEPPKNSLIFTRKRNLKKRSKKQVSETLTPDITRVDDYAKHLKNTRSLLPESVRYLVADGYYYRAKFWDAVRESDLNLISRLRVDANLNYLYTGARNKFGAPRKYDGKVDCNNLKNLTFVKEIKPGVKLYSLLVWSCCLKCKIRLACISELQANGKTKNVLLFSTDINLKAEQILEYYQARFQIEFIFRDAKQFTGLSDCQSVNSQRLDFHFNASLAALNLAKYEASNRHLSAHPFVFSMASYKRLEFNRHLLYTFISKLDLDKDLILNHPNLPSVLSYGTLAA; from the coding sequence ATGAACATTATTGAATCCATCTTACAACAAATGTCCGGGGTGAGTCAAGCCCAAAAAAAGTTTATAATGACTTTACTTTCCACAATCGTGCTGGTTTATGGCAAAGTGAACTTCACCAATCTGGGCCGCTATAGTCCTGCCACTGAAAAAACTTATCGGCGGCATTTTTTAAAAAAGTTTGACTGGGAGCAATTCTCTAAATATTTTATTAAAAAAGCCTTGAATCCTGAACGCACAATTATTGCCGTTATTGATTGTTCTTTTTTGAGAAAAAGTGGTAAACATACTGAGGGAAAAGGTTATTTTTATAATGGTATTGCGGGAAAAGCTGAACAAGGATTAGAAATTTCTGTGATTTCTGTTGTCGAAATTGAAACTCATATTTCCTATAGTTTAAGCGTGCAACAAACTCTTTCGCGTCCGACCACAGAACCACCGAAAAACTCCCTAATTTTTACTCGGAAAAGAAACTTAAAAAAACGGAGTAAAAAACAGGTATCTGAAACCTTAACACCTGATATAACAAGAGTTGACGACTATGCAAAGCATTTAAAAAATACTCGTTCTTTGTTGCCAGAATCTGTACGTTATTTGGTGGCTGATGGCTATTATTACCGCGCTAAATTTTGGGATGCTGTTCGGGAGTCAGATCTCAATTTGATTAGTAGATTAAGGGTTGATGCCAACCTGAATTACCTCTATACCGGAGCAAGGAATAAATTCGGCGCTCCTCGTAAATATGATGGTAAAGTTGACTGCAATAATTTGAAAAATCTAACTTTCGTCAAAGAAATTAAGCCAGGAGTTAAGCTTTATTCATTATTAGTATGGAGTTGTTGCTTAAAATGCAAAATCCGTTTGGCTTGTATATCTGAGCTTCAAGCTAACGGTAAAACCAAAAATGTTTTATTGTTTAGTACCGATATCAATCTCAAGGCTGAGCAAATACTTGAGTATTATCAAGCTCGTTTTCAAATTGAATTCATTTTTCGGGATGCCAAACAATTTACTGGTTTGTCCGATTGTCAATCTGTGAATAGCCAACGGCTTGATTTTCATTTTAATGCCAGCCTAGCGGCCTTAAATTTAGCCAAATATGAAGCCTCTAATCGCCACTTGTCTGCCCATCCATTCGTGTTTTCAATGGCCTCCTATAAACGCCTGGAATTCAATCGGCATCTACTTTATACATTTATTAGCAAGTTAGATTTAGACAAGGACTTGATTTTAAATCATCCTAACCTCCCCTCAGTCTTGTCTTATGGTACTCTGGCTGCTTAA
- a CDS encoding P-loop NTPase family protein has product MSYKYIYEATLLPDTETYVTRDADSQIYAALKEGKYCHVFNSRKTGKSSLRVQVMNRLKAEQIHCIFIDVSPSGSQSGTPDKWYNGILLKLNEELSSRVNLKQWNNEYDWLLPIDRLSEFVKSVLLQ; this is encoded by the coding sequence ATGAGTTACAAATACATCTACGAAGCAACTTTACTACCAGATACAGAAACCTATGTCACGCGAGATGCAGACTCCCAAATCTATGCTGCTTTGAAAGAGGGAAAATATTGTCATGTTTTTAACTCTCGTAAAACTGGAAAATCGAGTTTGCGAGTGCAAGTAATGAATCGGTTAAAAGCAGAGCAAATTCACTGTATTTTCATTGATGTTTCTCCCAGTGGGAGTCAGTCAGGTACTCCCGATAAGTGGTATAATGGCATTTTACTTAAACTCAATGAAGAATTATCAAGCCGTGTTAATTTGAAACAATGGAATAATGAATATGACTGGCTATTGCCGATAGACCGATTGAGTGAGTTTGTTAAAAGTGTATTGTTACAATAG
- a CDS encoding TFIIB-type zinc ribbon-containing protein, with translation MQCPKCKHPQLEEGMLNSHLAVKWCPNCYGIWIPPKEYQAWQEYQRQWPSKSQPKGNVSPDFAPSPYDSKAAMCPDDGQYLSRARIPFTKTPVYVERCSVCGGIWCDSGEWETLESMGLHAQIEQMFSASWQAKARQQELAERERQGIVDKLGEELSQYVFALAEVLEDHPNGDFAASYILRRFESKRKGLPAK, from the coding sequence GTGCAATGTCCAAAATGTAAGCATCCGCAGTTAGAAGAAGGAATGTTAAACAGCCACCTAGCCGTGAAGTGGTGCCCTAACTGCTACGGCATCTGGATACCCCCCAAAGAATATCAAGCTTGGCAAGAATATCAACGTCAATGGCCGAGCAAATCCCAGCCAAAAGGGAATGTCAGCCCCGACTTTGCCCCCTCACCCTATGACTCTAAAGCTGCAATGTGTCCAGACGATGGTCAATATCTCTCACGAGCCCGAATTCCCTTCACCAAAACCCCCGTCTATGTAGAGCGTTGTAGCGTTTGCGGTGGCATTTGGTGCGACAGCGGTGAATGGGAAACCCTCGAAAGTATGGGACTCCACGCCCAAATTGAGCAGATGTTTTCAGCCTCCTGGCAAGCCAAGGCCCGCCAGCAAGAACTCGCCGAAAGAGAACGCCAAGGTATAGTTGATAAACTAGGGGAAGAATTATCTCAGTATGTCTTTGCACTAGCAGAAGTTTTAGAAGATCATCCGAATGGAGATTTTGCAGCTTCTTACATTTTGCGAAGATTTGAAAGTAAGCGAAAAGGTCTGCCAGCTAAATAG
- a CDS encoding WD40 domain-containing protein, which yields MLKNLPNQIIIFIDEIDRLLSLDSIRDDFFAYIRSCYNLRADNLAYQRLTFCLLGVATPSDLIKDTTRTPYNIGQAIELKGFTLKEAAPVLTKGLEGKFPNNSTAILEQIIKLTGGQPFLTQKLCQRVLEYAEIDNPNIDEIAKTYIIDNWEAQDNPELLRTIRNRLISEQVQNRSGRLLSIYQQILTNGQIPADNSPDQMELQLSGLVVKENGHLKVYNPIYKAVFNLNWVQQQLANLRPYQENFQAWIESDKKDDSRLLRGESLTEALNWKEGKRLSDDDTAFFDASQRYQIETLRQAEAKAKEIIKAAQEGTKIERAGVQALRRFNTKTGQFQALHDAKKAGEDLQKLLEKWENLVKDNYELAADSPAASPLLALQTILSKIRERHTFTGHTNSVWSVSFSPDGKFLATGSGDNTAKLWSTETKTELYTFTGHTNWVTSVSFSSDGKFLATGSYDNTAKLWSIETKAELHTFIGHSQSVTSVSLSADGKYLATGSDDNTAKLWSIETKEALHTFIGHTQSVRSVSLSVDGKYLATGSWDKTAKLWSTATKAGIHTFIGHTNSIWSVSLSSDGNYLATGSSDNTAKVWLTETKKELHTFTCQTDLVMSVMSVSLSADGKYLATGSWDKTAKLWSTATKAEIHTFIGHTNWVWSVSLSADGKYLATGSEDKTAKLWSIETKEALQTFTGHTHSVRSVSLSADGKYLATGSFDNTVKLWDLSGNLIADFIGYKDGVQFIEIESPVFSVCFTPDGKYLAAGYDDGVVRLWPIENLNQLLGRARKWLQLD from the coding sequence TTGTTAAAGAATCTACCGAATCAAATTATCATTTTCATTGATGAAATTGATAGACTACTCAGTTTAGATTCTATTAGAGATGACTTTTTTGCCTATATTCGCTCTTGCTATAATCTAAGAGCCGATAATCTCGCTTATCAACGTCTTACTTTTTGTTTGTTGGGAGTCGCTACTCCTTCAGATTTAATCAAAGATACAACTCGAACACCTTATAATATCGGTCAGGCCATTGAACTCAAAGGCTTTACCCTAAAAGAAGCCGCACCCGTCTTAACCAAAGGTTTAGAGGGAAAATTCCCTAACAATTCCACTGCAATATTAGAACAAATCATCAAATTAACAGGCGGTCAACCATTCCTCACTCAAAAACTCTGTCAGCGAGTGCTCGAATATGCTGAAATCGACAACCCAAATATTGATGAAATCGCCAAAACTTATATTATTGATAATTGGGAGGCTCAAGATAATCCCGAACTCTTAAGGACAATCCGCAATCGCCTCATCTCTGAACAAGTCCAAAATCGCAGCGGTCGCCTCCTTAGTATCTACCAACAAATCCTCACCAATGGCCAAATCCCCGCCGACAACTCCCCCGACCAAATGGAATTACAACTCTCAGGCCTAGTAGTCAAAGAAAACGGACACCTGAAAGTTTACAACCCAATTTACAAAGCAGTATTCAACCTCAACTGGGTACAACAGCAACTCGCCAACCTCCGACCCTATCAAGAAAACTTCCAGGCCTGGATAGAATCTGACAAAAAAGATGACTCCCGACTACTACGTGGTGAATCATTAACTGAGGCATTAAACTGGAAAGAAGGCAAAAGATTAAGTGATGATGATACGGCTTTCTTCGATGCGAGTCAACGCTACCAAATAGAAACACTCAGACAAGCGGAAGCCAAAGCTAAAGAGATAATTAAAGCCGCCCAAGAAGGCACTAAAATAGAAAGAGCAGGCGTGCAAGCATTGCGGCGCTTTAATACAAAAACAGGACAATTTCAAGCACTCCACGATGCCAAAAAAGCAGGCGAAGATTTACAAAAGTTACTGGAAAAGTGGGAAAATTTAGTCAAAGATAACTACGAACTAGCCGCCGATTCTCCCGCCGCCAGTCCTCTTTTAGCTTTGCAAACAATCCTGAGTAAAATTCGAGAACGCCACACCTTTACTGGCCATACTAACTCGGTATGGAGTGTCAGTTTCAGTCCTGACGGCAAATTTCTGGCTACGGGTTCAGGGGACAATACGGCGAAACTGTGGTCAACAGAAACTAAAACAGAACTTTACACCTTCACCGGCCATACTAACTGGGTAACGAGTGTCAGTTTCAGTAGCGATGGCAAATTTCTAGCTACGGGTTCATACGACAATACGGCGAAACTGTGGTCAATAGAAACTAAAGCAGAACTCCACACCTTCATAGGTCATAGTCAATCGGTAACGAGTGTCAGTTTGAGTGCAGATGGCAAATATCTGGCTACGGGTTCAGACGATAATACTGCTAAACTATGGTCAATAGAAACCAAAGAAGCACTCCATACCTTCATTGGTCATACTCAATCGGTAAGAAGTGTCAGTTTGAGTGTAGATGGCAAATATCTGGCTACGGGTTCATGGGACAAGACAGCAAAACTCTGGTCAACAGCAACCAAAGCAGGAATCCACACCTTCATCGGTCATACTAACTCGATATGGAGTGTCAGTTTAAGTAGCGATGGCAATTATTTGGCTACTGGTTCATCTGACAATACAGCCAAAGTGTGGTTAACAGAAACCAAAAAAGAACTCCACACCTTCACCTGTCAGACTGACTTAGTAATGAGTGTAATGAGTGTTAGTCTGAGTGCAGATGGCAAGTATCTGGCTACGGGTTCATGGGACAAGACAGCGAAACTTTGGTCAACAGCAACCAAAGCAGAAATCCACACCTTCATCGGCCATACTAATTGGGTATGGAGTGTCAGTTTAAGTGCAGATGGCAAGTATCTGGCTACGGGTTCAGAGGACAAAACGGCCAAATTGTGGTCAATAGAAACCAAAGAAGCACTCCAAACCTTCACCGGTCATACTCACTCGGTCAGGAGTGTCAGTTTAAGTGCAGATGGCAAGTATCTGGCTACGGGTTCATTCGACAACACGGTTAAATTGTGGGATTTATCAGGTAATTTAATTGCAGATTTCATTGGCTATAAGGATGGGGTGCAATTTATTGAAATAGAAAGTCCAGTATTTAGTGTTTGTTTTACCCCAGATGGTAAGTATTTAGCGGCCGGTTATGATGACGGTGTAGTTAGATTATGGCCGATAGAAAACTTAAACCAATTATTAGGAAGAGCGAGGAAATGGTTGCAGTTAGATTAG
- a CDS encoding dipeptide ABC transporter ATP-binding protein yields MTNSLFCVENLRVAYPERNQQSSWAINDVSITLEPGEKLGLVGESGCGKSTLGRATMRLLPKSTQIQGRVTFSGESVFEMNPEQLRRFRGEAVSLVFQDPMTRLDPLMTIGEHCIETLKAHEPKLSRSQAKDRAIETLDAVKIPASRWSQYPHEFSGGMRQRVAIALAVLLNPKLIVADEPTTSLDVTVAAQILKELTRLCEERGTSILLISHDLAMVGEYCDRIAVMYNGKIVETGPVESVFQNPQHEYTRSLLKAALHIQKDRESGGDGEQGSGGAGERGSGGDGEMGGNLSSSLTASQLPIPNYQFPITNSQLPILRVQDLQQHYTLERNFLDQIFSRTGQVIKAVDGINLELYPGEILGLVGESGCGKSTLSRTILQLIRPTGGKVEFLGTDLTALSRDAVRSHRRDIQMVFQDPHACLNPMMTVGQSIADPLFIHKLATPDAAKKQVLAMLERVGLTPSEEYYQRYAGELSGGQQQRVAIARALITRPKLLICDEPVSMLDASVQTQVLELMLELKAEFNLTYLFITHDLWVARFFCDRIAVMNSGKIVEIGATKEIFTNPQHPYTQQLLQAAPLLART; encoded by the coding sequence ATGACTAATTCCCTGTTTTGTGTCGAAAATCTGCGGGTAGCTTACCCAGAAAGAAATCAACAATCTAGCTGGGCAATTAATGACGTATCTATTACGTTAGAACCTGGGGAAAAATTGGGATTAGTTGGGGAGTCCGGGTGCGGTAAGTCAACTTTAGGACGTGCGACAATGCGGCTTTTGCCCAAGTCTACGCAAATTCAGGGGCGAGTTACCTTTTCCGGCGAATCTGTGTTTGAAATGAACCCGGAACAGCTTAGACGGTTTCGCGGCGAAGCGGTATCATTAGTGTTTCAAGATCCGATGACTCGCCTCGATCCTTTAATGACAATTGGGGAACATTGTATTGAAACTCTCAAAGCTCACGAACCGAAATTATCGCGATCGCAAGCCAAAGATCGAGCCATAGAAACTCTGGATGCTGTTAAAATTCCAGCTTCTCGCTGGTCGCAATATCCCCATGAGTTTAGCGGCGGAATGCGACAACGGGTAGCGATCGCTTTAGCTGTACTCCTCAATCCTAAACTAATTGTCGCTGATGAACCGACTACCAGTTTGGACGTAACAGTAGCCGCTCAAATTTTAAAAGAACTAACGCGGCTTTGCGAAGAGCGGGGGACATCGATCTTGTTAATTTCCCACGATTTAGCGATGGTTGGGGAGTATTGCGATCGCATTGCTGTGATGTACAACGGCAAAATAGTAGAAACTGGCCCCGTTGAGTCTGTGTTCCAAAATCCACAACACGAATATACGCGATCGCTCTTGAAAGCAGCTTTACACATTCAAAAGGATCGAGAGAGCGGGGGAGATGGGGAGCAGGGGAGCGGGGGAGCGGGGGAGCGGGGGAGCGGGGGAGATGGGGAGATGGGGGGTAATTTATCTTCTTCCTTGACTGCTAGCCAATTACCAATTCCCAATTACCAATTCCCAATTACCAATTCCCAATTACCAATTTTGCGGGTACAAGATTTACAGCAACATTATACTTTAGAACGCAATTTTTTAGACCAAATATTTTCGAGAACGGGACAGGTAATTAAAGCAGTAGACGGCATTAATTTAGAACTATATCCAGGGGAAATTTTAGGATTAGTTGGAGAATCTGGTTGCGGCAAAAGTACACTTTCTCGCACAATTTTACAGCTAATTCGTCCCACCGGAGGCAAAGTTGAATTTTTGGGAACCGATTTAACTGCACTCTCCCGCGATGCTGTGCGATCGCACCGCCGCGACATTCAAATGGTATTCCAAGATCCCCACGCTTGCCTTAACCCCATGATGACTGTGGGACAAAGTATTGCCGATCCTTTGTTCATCCACAAATTGGCGACTCCAGACGCAGCTAAAAAACAAGTATTGGCTATGCTAGAACGGGTGGGTTTGACACCATCTGAAGAGTATTATCAACGCTATGCAGGCGAGTTATCGGGGGGACAACAGCAGCGAGTGGCGATCGCGCGCGCTCTTATTACCCGCCCTAAATTGTTAATTTGCGACGAACCCGTGAGTATGTTGGATGCTAGCGTGCAGACGCAGGTATTAGAGCTGATGTTGGAGTTAAAAGCAGAATTTAACCTTACTTATTTGTTTATTACCCATGACCTTTGGGTAGCCAGATTTTTTTGCGATCGCATTGCCGTTATGAACTCTGGTAAAATTGTGGAAATCGGCGCGACAAAAGAGATTTTTACCAATCCTCAACACCCTTATACTCAACAACTTTTACAAGCTGCGCCTTTACTTGCTCGAACGTAA
- a CDS encoding Uma2 family endonuclease — protein MFPFKYPVPQTDPPRSPRETLPTMYDLPSEDPEEPGLPDEFHDLQPQLLTQTFQPSQYSQSEVFCGSDINLYYDSRHPNWYKRPDWFGVVGVPRLYDQVDMRLSYVVWQEAVNPFVVIELLSPGTEKEDLGQIELETPPEALQVPGNGQTIRGQTEQKKPGKWEVYERILRIPYYVVFSRYTNQVRVFKLVGSHYQELQLQDSRVWISDIDLGLGLWQGEYQGVERLWLRWYDAEGNWVLTEAEFERERAEFERQRAEQAEAQLESLIQKLRESGIDPDTFLKS, from the coding sequence ATGTTTCCCTTTAAATATCCTGTTCCTCAAACAGATCCGCCGCGATCGCCCAGAGAAACTTTACCCACGATGTACGATCTACCAAGTGAAGATCCAGAGGAGCCTGGTTTGCCGGACGAATTTCACGATTTACAACCCCAACTGCTGACCCAGACATTTCAGCCTTCTCAGTATTCCCAATCTGAGGTTTTTTGCGGCAGCGACATCAACCTTTACTACGACTCGCGCCATCCTAATTGGTACAAGCGGCCGGATTGGTTTGGCGTTGTCGGCGTACCCCGACTTTACGATCAAGTCGATATGCGCCTGAGTTACGTTGTCTGGCAAGAGGCCGTTAATCCCTTTGTTGTTATTGAACTCCTTTCCCCTGGCACGGAGAAGGAAGATTTAGGACAAATTGAACTCGAAACGCCGCCAGAGGCTCTTCAAGTGCCAGGAAATGGGCAAACAATACGAGGTCAAACTGAGCAGAAAAAGCCTGGAAAATGGGAGGTTTACGAGCGGATTTTACGCATTCCTTACTATGTGGTTTTTAGCCGTTATACCAATCAGGTACGAGTGTTTAAACTCGTAGGATCGCATTATCAAGAACTACAGTTGCAAGATTCGCGGGTGTGGATTTCCGATATTGATTTAGGTTTGGGTTTGTGGCAAGGAGAGTATCAGGGAGTTGAGCGATTGTGGTTGCGCTGGTATGATGCTGAAGGAAATTGGGTTTTGACTGAAGCTGAATTTGAGCGCGAGCGCGCTGAATTTGAGCGGCAACGCGCCGAACAAGCAGAAGCTCAATTAGAATCTTTGATTCAGAAACTTCGGGAATCTGGGATCGATCCTGATACATTTTTGAAGAGTTAA
- the patD gene encoding heterocyst frequency control protein PatD yields MLSKNIYQHYQQFKQLLQELQTVATQGNLDRTALLATFGEAQQFFAGQIMGSDSDGLDPPETPLEQSYLTEIHKQLRLLGMDIKFLQASRVLATAQTRQTAASDRINTLIRYCDALLQKGTE; encoded by the coding sequence ATGCTGTCCAAAAATATCTACCAGCACTACCAGCAATTTAAGCAACTTCTCCAAGAGCTCCAAACCGTTGCCACACAGGGTAATCTAGATCGGACAGCACTCTTGGCAACTTTTGGGGAAGCACAGCAATTTTTCGCAGGGCAAATCATGGGTTCAGACAGTGACGGGCTAGATCCGCCAGAAACACCGTTAGAGCAATCATACCTGACAGAAATACACAAGCAATTGCGTCTGTTGGGAATGGATATAAAATTTTTGCAAGCGTCGCGGGTTCTAGCCACAGCCCAAACCAGGCAAACAGCAGCAAGCGATCGAATTAACACCCTGATCCGCTACTGCGATGCCTTGTTGCAAAAAGGCACAGAATAA
- a CDS encoding spermine/spermidine synthase domain-containing protein, whose protein sequence is MSGSELKADFWMSEYITPWDIYVHGVTSVLAYKKTAFQEMYVVETGTYGKGLVLDGKWQSCTGDEFLYHEPLVHPAMILHGSPRKVLVLGGGEGATIREVLRWKTVEKVVMIDIDGEVVEACKEYLPEMHQNAFDDPRCEVVIGDALEFLDTTGNDWDVVISDLSDPIEEGPSFQLFTKDYFEKVRRVMSPSGYFVVQAGPVSPAELKMHARIVNTLKSVFPNVQSLTSYISTYGAPWGFAIASTQAIDTRPEPADTDKVLAEKTTGGFRMLDGITLLGLMQLPGHVRQAIASETEVYTMAEPPKFFGKGSVGQ, encoded by the coding sequence ATGTCAGGTAGCGAATTAAAAGCAGATTTCTGGATGAGCGAGTACATCACGCCTTGGGATATTTACGTTCACGGCGTTACTAGCGTCCTTGCTTACAAAAAAACTGCTTTTCAGGAGATGTACGTCGTTGAAACCGGTACTTATGGTAAAGGGTTGGTTTTAGATGGTAAATGGCAGTCCTGTACTGGCGACGAGTTCCTGTACCACGAACCGCTAGTTCACCCGGCGATGATTTTGCACGGTTCGCCACGCAAAGTGCTCGTGCTCGGAGGCGGGGAAGGCGCTACAATTCGGGAAGTGCTGCGCTGGAAAACCGTTGAAAAAGTTGTGATGATCGACATTGACGGCGAAGTAGTCGAAGCTTGTAAAGAATACTTGCCAGAAATGCACCAAAATGCTTTTGATGACCCTCGTTGTGAGGTGGTAATTGGTGATGCTTTGGAATTCTTAGATACTACTGGTAATGATTGGGATGTAGTGATTTCTGACTTGTCAGATCCGATTGAAGAAGGGCCTTCTTTCCAGTTGTTTACTAAGGACTATTTTGAGAAAGTTCGCCGCGTGATGTCACCATCTGGCTATTTTGTGGTGCAAGCGGGGCCTGTTTCTCCGGCAGAGTTGAAAATGCACGCTCGGATTGTCAATACTCTCAAGTCTGTTTTTCCGAATGTTCAGTCTTTGACGAGCTATATTTCTACTTACGGTGCGCCTTGGGGTTTTGCGATCGCTTCGACGCAGGCGATCGATACCAGGCCAGAACCGGCAGATACCGATAAAGTGTTGGCGGAGAAAACTACTGGTGGTTTCCGTATGTTGGATGGGATTACTTTGTTAGGATTGATGCAATTGCCTGGTCATGTGCGTCAGGCGATCGCATCTGAAACTGAAGTTTACACTATGGCAGAACCACCGAAGTTTTTCGGTAAGGGCTCTGTCGGACAATAA
- a CDS encoding AAA-like domain-containing protein gives MNPSTDITWNEAKELANTVLFAKTGDYLTPLEEKVLYTAYANERYDTIVNTMWSIDYIKGVASQLWKKLSEALGVDKGDISKTKVRGVIEREWKKRNKLHLFGDGQLYLDRPPIESDCYDKIRETGAVIRITAPQYTGKSWLLNRILEHARENDCQTVILDFKLANSAVVSEYSRFLKWLCSNVSRELNLDNKLADFWDDDLYEAHDNITIYFEKYLLAERTKPLVIALKNVDLVFEIDDFRTDFCGLLRYWSQLYTGGNEAAEIWRQFRLVIVHSTDIYGSSNSNIDFSPLEGVGLTVKLPDFTPDQVLKLAQHYQLTLQKPQIEKFMAMFGGHPYLVQKALIHLRNNQVSLEKLLEIAPTEDQNSPFKNHLREYLAALNKNSELAAAYHEVVINPHPVRSEKNYTFKLESMGLVQVQGNDCLPRCGLYRQYFSVWLKSNE, from the coding sequence ATGAATCCCAGTACAGACATCACCTGGAATGAGGCGAAAGAATTAGCTAATACAGTTCTCTTTGCAAAAACGGGCGATTATCTGACTCCTCTTGAAGAGAAGGTGCTTTATACAGCTTACGCAAATGAGAGGTATGATACCATTGTCAACACAATGTGGAGTATTGATTACATCAAAGGAGTTGCCAGCCAATTATGGAAAAAACTGTCAGAGGCTTTAGGAGTAGATAAAGGAGATATTAGTAAGACAAAAGTTCGCGGTGTTATTGAGAGGGAATGGAAGAAGAGAAATAAACTTCATTTATTTGGTGATGGACAATTGTATTTAGATCGTCCCCCCATTGAATCTGATTGTTATGATAAAATTCGGGAAACTGGTGCTGTTATTCGCATCACAGCACCACAGTACACGGGTAAAAGTTGGCTGCTAAATCGCATTCTTGAACACGCCAGAGAAAATGACTGTCAAACTGTAATCTTAGATTTTAAACTAGCGAACAGTGCCGTAGTTTCTGAATATTCCAGATTTTTAAAATGGCTATGTAGCAATGTTAGCAGAGAGTTAAACTTAGATAATAAACTAGCTGATTTTTGGGATGATGATTTATACGAAGCTCACGACAACATCACAATTTATTTTGAAAAATATTTGCTGGCAGAACGCACTAAACCTCTAGTGATTGCGTTAAAAAATGTCGATTTAGTTTTTGAAATAGATGATTTTAGAACGGATTTTTGTGGGTTGCTTCGGTACTGGAGCCAACTTTATACAGGAGGTAATGAAGCGGCTGAAATTTGGCGGCAATTTCGATTAGTCATTGTTCACTCGACTGATATTTACGGCTCTTCAAATTCAAATATTGACTTCTCTCCTCTTGAGGGTGTAGGCTTAACTGTTAAATTACCAGATTTTACCCCCGATCAAGTGCTAAAATTAGCACAGCATTATCAACTAACTTTACAAAAGCCACAAATTGAGAAATTTATGGCTATGTTTGGCGGACATCCTTATTTAGTGCAAAAGGCTCTAATCCATCTAAGAAATAATCAAGTTTCCCTAGAAAAACTTTTAGAAATTGCCCCAACTGAAGATCAAAATAGTCCTTTTAAAAATCACTTGCGAGAATACTTAGCTGCTCTTAATAAAAATTCTGAACTAGCAGCAGCTTACCACGAAGTTGTTATTAACCCGCACCCCGTGAGATCAGAAAAAAATTATACCTTTAAACTGGAAAGTATGGGATTAGTACAAGTACAAGGGAATGATTGTTTACCGAGGTGTGGCTTGTACCGTCAATACTTCTCAGTTTGGCTGAAATCTAATGAATGA